TCGCGATGGGTGCCGGCATGCTGCCGATCGCCATCGGCCTCGGCACCGACCCCAGCTTCCGCGCGCCGATGGCCATCGTCGTCATCGGCGGCCTGATCACCTCGACCTTCCTCAGCCTGCTCGTCGTTCCCGTCGTTTTCACCTACGTCGATGACACGATCAGCTGGCTGAAGCGCCATACATTTAGGGCGCGCGCGTGAGCGACAGCATTTTTGCCGATTTGCCACGGTCGACCGTAGCCGACGAGCAATTTTCGGAGTTGCTCGGCAGGCCCGGCCTGCGCATTGAGCGCATTGTCTCGACCGGCCAGTGCAGTCCGCCCGGTTTCTGGTACGACCAGCCGGAAGGGGAATGGGTGCTGCTGATTGAGGGCGCCGCCCGCCTGCGTCTCGCCGACGAAGCCGAAGCACGACAGTTGAATCCCGGCGATTTCGTCGATATCGCCCCGCATCGCCGCCACCGCGTGGACTGGACGGATCCCGATCAACTGACCATCTGGCTGGCAATCCACTACGCGGCATAAACCGGTGGTAGCCGGATCCCCAGTGCGAGCGCGGCGGGTTGACCAGCGGCCTACGCTGTCGGCCCGCCTGACAGCCTGGCCACCATGGTGCGCAGTTCGGCGACTTCGGCTTCAAGCACCGCGACGCGCGCCACAAGTTGAGCGATTTCTTCGCTGCCCGCAGCCGCTCCCACGAGCGACGCCGGCACCGACCCACCCGCGGGCTGGCCGCTCAACAGGTGCGCCCAGCGGTTCTCCCGCGATCCCGGCAGGCGCGGCAGTTCGATCACCAGCGCGCCTTCGGGGCGGGCGGCAAGCTCCTCGAGAAATGCCTCGACTGCGGAGATATCGGCAAACCGGTGCAGGCGTTCGCAATTCAGCCGCAATTCCCCCGCCGTCTGCGGGCCGCGCAGCATCAGCGCCGCGAGCAAGGCCGAGGCCTGGGTCGACACACCCAGCGCCCGTTCCAGACTGTGCACAAAGCGGGCCACCCGACTGCCGCTCACTTCGGACACCAGGCCCAGCGTGGACAGGTTGTCAATGGCCTGGAGAATCTCGCTGTCGCTGGCTTCCATGACCGGATGGCGGCTGGACTTCTGGTTGCACCCCGCCGCCAGCGCGTTCACCGACAGCGGGTAAGTGTCGGGTACCGTGCGCTGTTTTTCGATAAGGGTGCCGACGATGCGTGTTTCCAGCAGAGAGAGTGAAGGACAGGAATCGTTCATCGAGCGTTCTTTCGCGAATTGAGCGTTGCGCGAACGGAAATTCAGACCGGCGCGGGTTGCGCGCGCAGCCACGCCCGATAGAGTTGCAGGGCCACGTGGGCATCGTTCGCCGCATAAAGCAACTGGCGTTCGCTCAGGCGCGGGTTTGCCCAGTTGCTGGTGCCGGTCTTCTTCGACTTCTGCAGACGCTGGCCGAAGAAATGGGCGACCGCCACTTTCGCCCCCACCGTGCCGCGATGCCCGGGGCCGCGCAGAATCTCGCCAAGGTCGAGCAGGTGCCGTACCTCGATACCGAGCACCGACTTCAGCGCGCTCCGGTCATTGCCCAGACCGAGGCCGACCTTCAGAATGGCAGGCGATTCGAGGATCCTTTTGACGGCCTCGGCGCCGGACAACCGGGAAATCGGGAACAGGTAGGCATGCTGGTCGGTGGCAAGCTGCACCAGATGCGGTCCGGTCGACACTTCGCCCTTGAGGAAGGTCGGCTTCGACTCGGTATCGAAGCCGACGGCATCCGCCGCCATCAGCGCGGCCAGCGCCTGGCCGGCAAGTTCACCGGAGACGACGAGGCTGATCTGGGACAGCGGGATGCCCTCGTATATGGGCAGGTCGGCACTGCCGGGCTGTGCTCGTTGCACGGCCACATTGTTCACTGCAGGCGGTCCTTGAGCCATTCCGCAAGCAGGTTGATTTCCTCGAGACAGACCGCATGCGGCATCGGGTATTCGTGCCAGTCGACCCGGTAGCCATGGCGGACCAGGAAATCCCTGGCGCGCCGGCCCAGTTCGGGGGAGACAACATCATCCGCGCGACCGTGGGCGGCAAAGATCGCGATGTCACTGTTTGCCGCGGTGTGCTCGCGGGTTACCAGTTCACCGCAGGGAATATAGGTTGACAGGGCGATGATGCCGGCCAGCGGCTCGTCATGGGTCAGCGCCGTCGTGTAGGCTACCGCCCCACCCTGCGAGAAGCCGGCGAGAAATATCCTTGCGCAGGGAATTCCGCGCCGGTTTTCGTGGGCAATCAGGCGCCGGATCGCTTCCCGCGACTGCACGATGCCCGCCTCGTCGATCTCCCGGTTGCTGCTGTCGAGTGCGATGATGTCGTACCACGCGCGCATGACGTAGCCACCGTTGCAGGTAACCGAAATTTCCGGCGCATGGGGGAAGATGAAGCGAACACCCGGCGCATCCGCCAACCCGAGTTCCGGCACCATCGGCACGAAATCGGAACCATCGGCGCCGAGGCCGTGCATCCAGATTACCGCATATTGCGGATCGCCGCGCGTCTCGACCTCGATGGCCGGTAACTGTTGTTCCACTGGAATCTCCTGCGTCAGGTCAGTTCGGGGAAGAGCACATCGGTGAACCCGAAGCGGGACAAGTCCCGCATGCGCATCGGATAGAGTTTGCCGATCAGATGGTCGCACTCGTGCTGCACGACACGCGCATGGAAGCCATCGACCGTGCGGTCGATTGGCCGCGCCTGCGGATCGCAGCCCTGGTAGCGGATCCGGGTAAAGCGCGGCACCTCACCACGCAGGCCAGGAACCGACAGGCACCCCTCCCAGCCGAGTTCCTCCTCGCCGGTCAGAGGCGTGATCCGCGGATTGAGCAGAATTGTCTGCGGCACCGATTCGGCATCGGGATAGCGTTCGCTGTTCTCGAAGCCGAAAATCACGACCTGCAGCCCGACGCCGATCTGCGGTGCCGCCAGGCCGACGCCGCCGGCCGCCGCCATCGTGTCGAACATGTCGGCAATCAGTTCATGGAGCGCCGGCGTCGCGAAATCGGTCACCGGGCGCGCGACTTCGAGCAGTTGCGGATCGCCCATGCGCAGAATGCTTCTCACAGTCATCGATGCATGCTCTTCGTCATGATTGTCAGCAAGTCCAGCGAATCTGGCCCGGCGGACGCCCTGCCCCGCCGCCATGCGCAAACCGATTGCCGCCGCGGCCACGATGTTCTCACCGGTTCAGGCCATCCGCGACAACCCTGACACCAGAATGATGCACGCCGTCGGCTGTTCCGTACAGGGTCCGCAACTGCATTCAACCGCGGGGAGCAAAGGCCAGCATTTCATGTGCAAATGCACGGTTGACCGCAGCAGCGTCACATAGCCACCCTGATGGTCACGGCGGCGCCCGGGAAGGCAGTGGCGCGCTCAGCCCTTCTTCTTCTCTATTTCCGGCGCCCGATAGACGAGAACCGGAACGCTGGAATGCGTCAATACCCGGTAGGTCTCACTGCCCAGCAACAACGAGGTAAGTTCGCCGCGACTCTGCCTCGACATGAAGATGAGATCGCAGTCGCGGTCTTCGGCCGCTTTGATGATCGCCTCCCAGGGCTTCTCGCTGACGACCGAGATCGTCTTGCAATCGACGCCGGCGTCCTTGCACAGTCCCTTTATGAACCCGAGGTACTCCTCGCTTTTCCTTTCGGACCCCGCAGACAGGCGATCCAGTATATCGGGTTCGATCAGATCGCCGTAGTGTCCGGCACGCCCGAGCGCCTTGACGTACAACGCCGTTATCTTGGCATTGCCCTCCTTGGCAAAGGTAACCGCGCGCACGGCGGTGTCTCGGGACCGTTGGCTGCCATCGGTCGGCAACAATATATGCTGGAACATTCCTGATCTCCCACAAATTAGCGCCACTCGCGCCTTACGGCGCGGTGGATGATAGCCCAATTACATGCAACACGAGCCAGTCTAGCCGAAAAAAGCGCGCACCCTGATGTCTAGGGCTCAACGCGCGCTTTGCCGGGAATCGGACCGGAACTGTCATTCCTGCAAGGCCATGAGTTCCTTGTCGGCATAGCGCAGGCGCATCGCCAGCACCTTGGCAAGTTCCTCGACCAGCGTACACGCCAGCCGCTTGTGCTCCTCGCGAAGCACTTCAAACTGCTCGCGCTGCAGCACGAAGAGATCGGTGTCTTCGAGTGCCGTCGCATCGTTCAGGCGGGTCATCTGTGAAAGGAAGGCCATGCCACCGAAAAAGTCGCCGCGCCCGTAGGTCAGCGCGTGATGCCCACCTTCTTCGACGGCACTCGGCAGGGTGATGCGGATGTTGCCCTTGCGAATCAGGTACAACTCGTTGGCGGGGTCGCCGAACGAGTATATTTTCTCGTCCTTGACCAGACTGCGTCGCTCCATGGCCGCTTCGAGATCGATGAGCGTCTCTTCCTTGTGGCCCTTGAACAGCTCGAGATCCTTGAGTTCCAGCGCCGCAAGCTGAGGCGCCACGCTCCCGCCCTCGCCCAGTCCCAGTATCTGGTCTTCGACCCACTCCAACGCGTCCTCGAGCTGGCCGAACACCTTGACGTGCTCGGTCATCGTCGTGAGTTCCATCTGATCGAAGAACTCGGCGATATTCCGGCCATTGGGCAAGGTATGCGTCAAGCTGCTGAAAATCAGGAATGCGTCGCGATCGATCAGCGAGTCGCGGATCTGTTGCAGCAGGTGCACCGCCGTGACATCGACCGACTGTACGCGCCGCATGTCGAGCAGGACGTACTTGCGCTTGCCGAGCTCTGATTCGAGGGCGGTATACAACTGGTCCTTGGTACCGAAGAACAGGCCACCCTGCAGCTCGAAGATGACCGACTGATGACCCTGTTTCTCGAGGACTGCCATTTCATGGCGCAAGCGCACACGCTTCGAGAACCGGGTTCCACCTTCCGTCTTGCGGCGGATCACCGTGCTGCTCAGTTGTTCGCGAATGAACAGGATCATCGCCAGCGCAATGCCGGTACCGGAGGCGGCGATCAGGCTGTAGCCGACCGCCACGGCCACCACCACCACGATGACGATGAAATCGAGAACGGTCCATGGCGACCCGAGCAGATTCAGGCTGTGGCGGTCGATCATGCGAAAGCCGACGATTATCAGAATGCCGGCCAGCGCCGCGACCGGGATCCACGCGATGAACGTTCCCAGCGCAAGAAAGGTGACCAGCGCGAGTACGCCCTCGGCAACCCCCGAGACGCGGGTCTGGCCACCACTGGCGAGATTGACCAGCGTCGCCCCCATCTGACCGGCGCCCGGCATGCCACCGACACAGGCCGACGCAACATTGGCCACACCCTGCGCGACCAGTTCGCGGTTGGAATCATGGCGACTGCGGGTCAGCGCGTCGAGAACGACCGCTGTCTTCAGTGTATCGATCGACAACAATACGGCCAGCGTAAACGCCGTTCCGAGCAGGCTGCCGATCTGGCTCAGCTTGAGCTCGCCGATCTCCTGCCAGCGCCCGGTGATCGCGTGCAGCATGCCTGAAGCCGTTCCGCCCAGCGAGCCGATGATCATCGTGTTGCCTTCGATGACCAGCAGCGACTCGTCCATCATGGCGAGTCCGAAATAGGTCAGCACGCCCGCCAGCAGGCCGAGAATCGCCGCCGGCACGACACGCGTAACCAGTGGCGCGAAGAGCATCACCAGCGCCGTCATGGTCCCGATGGCGGCACTTTGCCACAGCCAAAGCTCTGGCGAGATCAGTGCCCTCCACCACGCCGTGCCGCTGGGCAGACCGAGGAACTTGGGAATCTGGCTGCCGATGATGATCAGCCCGACGCCGGTGAGATAGCCGCTGACCACCGGGAATGGGATGTACTTTATCAGGCTGCCGATGCCCACGAAACCCAGGGCCAGTTGCACCACTCCGGCAATCAGCCCGATTGCCGTCAACATGAGGATGATCGATGACGCCGGGGTGCCACTCTGTACGAGCTCGATCGCAAAGGCCGAGAGCACCGCCGCAGCTGGAGCACAAGGCGCCGTGATCAGGCGATTGGTGCCACCCAGCGCGGGCGCCACCAGGCCGAGAGCGGTCGTGCCAAGAATTCCGGCCAGCGCGCCGAGGCCGGCGTACTCCGGGCCGATGGCAGCATAGATGGTCACACCGAAAGCGATCGCCGATGGCAACGCCACCAGCATGGCCGCTAGACCCCCCCAGAAGTCACCGACCAGCTTGTCATTCTTGAACGTCATGGACAGTTCCATCGGTTCCGGTCCTCCTTCAATCCATATTGAAAAATACTTAACGGCAGATCCAAAGACCGGCCCCAGCCCACGCCAAGCAAGCTCCCAAACCAAACGGCTCAGGATGCAAAACCCGGACCGGACGCGATCCTATCACGATTGATTGCTTTTCAGCAGAAGGCGAGAGTCCCGCCAGGGCTATTGCATACGCAGATATCGTAAACCCTGCTGGAAAGTTGTTTACTATCAGGGAGTTATGACGGGGGCTTGTGGACTCGGCCGGAATCAGGTCTACTCTCGACTTTTGTCGGGAATGGAAATGACACTGGCGGAAGTATTTGTTGGTCTGGATGATCCTCGCACCGGGCCTGCGCAGCGGCACGATCTGACGGAAATGATCCTGATGGCGCTGTGCGCAGTGTTGTGCGGAGCGGATAGTTGGGTGGATGTCGCCGAATGGGCCGAGGACAACGAGGCTTGGCTGAAGCAGCACCTGGTTCTTGAGCACGGCACACCGTCCCATGACACTTTTGGCCGGGTATTCCGCCTGCTGGATGCCCAAGTATTCGAGACCTGTTTCCGTGAATGGATCAGTGGCCTCATCGGCGTTGTGGCGGGGGTAGTCGCCATCGACGGCAAGACCGCCTGTGGTTCCCGGGATGGCCATAACAGCGCGCTGCACACGATCAGCGCTTACGCCACTGCCAGCGGCTTGTGTCTGGCCCGGGAGCATACCCGTGGCAAGGGCAACGAGATACCCGCCATCAAGGCTCTGCTCGACACACTGACCCTCAAGAGATGCATCGTGACGATTGATGCCATCGGTTGCCAGACCGAGATTGCCCGGAAGATTCTCGACCAGGGCGGGAATTACCTGCTGGCCGTCAAGGATAATCAGGAAACCTTGGCGAATGCCTTGCGAGAGTTCTTTTCTAATGGCGAGACAGCCGGCTTCGGCACGCTGCCGGTTGATCGATTCCAATCTGTCGAGAAGAACCATGGCCGCATCGAAGCCCGACGGGCGATGTGGGTCACGAACCTGTCCTGGCTGGACAAGAAGTTCCAGACACACTGGCCAAAACTCGCTGGCGTCGGCATGATCGAGCGACAGCGGGACATCAACGGCACGCTTTCCAAGGAGCGCGCCTTCTACATCGGCAGCAAGGGCGTCACCTCCGCAGCGTCTTTTGCCAACGCAGCACGCAGTCATTGAGGTATCGAGAACAGCCTGCATTGGGTGCTCGATGTCACGTTTCGAGAGGACAACTGCCGTGTCCGCAAAGACCACGCGCCGCATAACTTCGCCACCCTGCGCAAGTTCGCCCTTGCGTTGCTACGCCAAGATACTCAGTACCCCAAGCGCAGTTTGCGCTCCCGCCGAAAAACCGCAGATCGACTCCCAAAATATCGGGCCTCATTGCTCGGCCTCTCTCCTAAGCCGGACGATCCGGAACCAAACAGGTATTACGATAGAAGCCTGACGAATGACCGAGGAGGCGATCATGTTGGCGATGGCTCTGGCGGAACGATACGTGACGAACATGCATGGCGTGCTTTCGTGCTTTGACCGGATCATTATCACCGGCACGCTGCCTGGTGCGTGCTACGCGGCAGGAATGACGAGTTATTTGTACACGCACGGAATTCGGGTATTCGACTACCCGCGATTTGCCGAGCCGCTGCGAGATCGCATTCGTGAGCGTGCGCAGGAGGTGTGTCTGGCGGCGGGTATTGAAATCGAGCACGTCAGCAAAAGCCATATTCGCAAGGAAGAGTTGGTCGCGCGAGTGCTCGCCGGTCGCGGCGACGCACCGGGTTTGGTGCATGTGCTCTCGGCCATGGAAGCCTGTCCGAGCTACAAACCGTGGCATGACAAAGGCAGTGGCAAGACTTACCTGCGCCCCGATCAAGGCAAGTGCCTGCACTACTACTTCTATTTCATCGACGAGGAACTGGGGTTGTGCTACCTGCGTGTGCCGACGTGGGCACCGTTCGGGTTGCAGTTCTACTGTAATGGTCACAGCGCTCTGGCAAGAACTCTGACGCGAGAAAGGATCGACTTCCTCCAGCAGGACAACGCCTTCCTGCGTGTCGCCGACATCGCGCAGGCGCAGGCGCTGGCGGATGCGTTCAGTCCCGACGTACTTCACCCGCGACTGGATCGCTATGCGCAGTGGTTGTGCCCAGTGCTTGACGTCTTTGGATCCTCGTATCACTGGAGCTTGCGCCAAGTCGAATACTCCACCGACCTGATGTTTCGCAGTGAGCAGATATTGGTTCCACTGTATGACGCCATTTCGCGCCAAGCGGTCTTGGCCGCCAACGCAGAACGCGTCTCCAGCTTTCTGGGCAAGAAGGTCACGCCACAACTGGCCCAGGAGATCGGTTCCCGGTTGTCCACCCGTATCGAGGGGCGCTGCATCAAGCACACCATGGGCGCCGCTGGCGTCAAGGTGTATGACAAATTCTCCCGCGTACTGCGGGTCGAAACGACCGTCAATGACGTGAGTTTCTTCAAACACCACCGCAAGGTGGAACACAAGGACAGGCACGCCACCCGAGAATTGGCGCCCCTGAAGAAGACAATCTATAGCCTGATCGACCTGCGCGACATCCTGCTCGGCTGCAACCAACGTTACCTGGCGTTCCTCTCCAGCCTCGATGACCCCAGTGCCGGCGAGCGTGACTTGGAGCGATTGAGCATGCCACGGTTGGGGGCGGCTCCCGGTGTCAAAGGGGTGAACTTCTTTGATCCTGCCGAGAAAGCCTTGCTGCAAACCATGCAACGCGGCGAGTTCAACATTCACGGTTGGCGTCGTGCCGATCTTCTCAGCTAGCCGATGGGCGCACCTTCCTGATGCCTGTAGAGGGGCTTGATGGTGGTGTCGGTGTCGAGAATCCAGGGGGCGTCGAGCAAAGGCGCGACGCTGTCAGCCAGGTGCGTGTCCAGCCACGTCGTGCCTTCCGCTTCCGGGATGCGCTTCAGGGCATTGCGCAAGGCATCTTCGGAGATCACTTTCCGCATCCCCAGCAGGCCGGGATTGATTCCGTCGCAGCGGATCGCCGTCACGTGGGCATAGCGCCGCTGCCCGGCAAGCATCGAGAGCATCCAGGTGCCCAGCACCTCCGCCTTCGTCGGTGCGTTTGGGCTGGTGTAGGCGAGTGGGCAGCTTGCCTCCCACCGCGACCACAGCCCGGTCAGGTTGAGAAACTCGATGAAGTAGGCCAATTGTCCCATCGGCGTGGCGGCACTTTCGGTCTCACATCGGACCTGCACCAGAGCCGGCCCCAGAAATTCGGACAGTGGGATAAGTGATAGCCTTGCTCAATCGCAGGCCGCGTAGCGGCCGAAATGAGGAGCAAGAAGATGACGAGAAGGAAGCGGCGGAATCACTCGCCGGAGTTCAAGGCGAAGGTGGCGATGGCGGCGATCAAGGGCGACAAGACGCTGGCCGAGATGGCGCAGCAGTTCGATGTTCACCCCAACCAGATTACCGACTGGAAGACACAGTTGATGGAGCGTTCGTCAGTCGTGTTTGGCGACACGGCC
This window of the Candidatus Dechloromonas phosphoritropha genome carries:
- a CDS encoding cupin, with translation MSDSIFADLPRSTVADEQFSELLGRPGLRIERIVSTGQCSPPGFWYDQPEGEWVLLIEGAARLRLADEAEARQLNPGDFVDIAPHRRHRVDWTDPDQLTIWLAIHYAA
- a CDS encoding YceH family protein encodes the protein MNDSCPSLSLLETRIVGTLIEKQRTVPDTYPLSVNALAAGCNQKSSRHPVMEASDSEILQAIDNLSTLGLVSEVSGSRVARFVHSLERALGVSTQASALLAALMLRGPQTAGELRLNCERLHRFADISAVEAFLEELAARPEGALVIELPRLPGSRENRWAHLLSGQPAGGSVPASLVGAAAGSEEIAQLVARVAVLEAEVAELRTMVARLSGGPTA
- a CDS encoding 3'-5' exonuclease domain-containing protein 2, which encodes MAQGPPAVNNVAVQRAQPGSADLPIYEGIPLSQISLVVSGELAGQALAALMAADAVGFDTESKPTFLKGEVSTGPHLVQLATDQHAYLFPISRLSGAEAVKRILESPAILKVGLGLGNDRSALKSVLGIEVRHLLDLGEILRGPGHRGTVGAKVAVAHFFGQRLQKSKKTGTSNWANPRLSERQLLYAANDAHVALQLYRAWLRAQPAPV
- a CDS encoding alpha/beta hydrolase; the encoded protein is MEQQLPAIEVETRGDPQYAVIWMHGLGADGSDFVPMVPELGLADAPGVRFIFPHAPEISVTCNGGYVMRAWYDIIALDSSNREIDEAGIVQSREAIRRLIAHENRRGIPCARIFLAGFSQGGAVAYTTALTHDEPLAGIIALSTYIPCGELVTREHTAANSDIAIFAAHGRADDVVSPELGRRARDFLVRHGYRVDWHEYPMPHAVCLEEINLLAEWLKDRLQ
- a CDS encoding peptide deformylase, which translates into the protein MTVRSILRMGDPQLLEVARPVTDFATPALHELIADMFDTMAAAGGVGLAAPQIGVGLQVVIFGFENSERYPDAESVPQTILLNPRITPLTGEEELGWEGCLSVPGLRGEVPRFTRIRYQGCDPQARPIDRTVDGFHARVVQHECDHLIGKLYPMRMRDLSRFGFTDVLFPELT
- a CDS encoding universal stress protein; this translates as MFQHILLPTDGSQRSRDTAVRAVTFAKEGNAKITALYVKALGRAGHYGDLIEPDILDRLSAGSERKSEEYLGFIKGLCKDAGVDCKTISVVSEKPWEAIIKAAEDRDCDLIFMSRQSRGELTSLLLGSETYRVLTHSSVPVLVYRAPEIEKKKG
- a CDS encoding SLC26A/SulP transporter family protein, giving the protein MTFKNDKLVGDFWGGLAAMLVALPSAIAFGVTIYAAIGPEYAGLGALAGILGTTALGLVAPALGGTNRLITAPCAPAAAVLSAFAIELVQSGTPASSIILMLTAIGLIAGVVQLALGFVGIGSLIKYIPFPVVSGYLTGVGLIIIGSQIPKFLGLPSGTAWWRALISPELWLWQSAAIGTMTALVMLFAPLVTRVVPAAILGLLAGVLTYFGLAMMDESLLVIEGNTMIIGSLGGTASGMLHAITGRWQEIGELKLSQIGSLLGTAFTLAVLLSIDTLKTAVVLDALTRSRHDSNRELVAQGVANVASACVGGMPGAGQMGATLVNLASGGQTRVSGVAEGVLALVTFLALGTFIAWIPVAALAGILIIVGFRMIDRHSLNLLGSPWTVLDFIVIVVVVAVAVGYSLIAASGTGIALAMILFIREQLSSTVIRRKTEGGTRFSKRVRLRHEMAVLEKQGHQSVIFELQGGLFFGTKDQLYTALESELGKRKYVLLDMRRVQSVDVTAVHLLQQIRDSLIDRDAFLIFSSLTHTLPNGRNIAEFFDQMELTTMTEHVKVFGQLEDALEWVEDQILGLGEGGSVAPQLAALELKDLELFKGHKEETLIDLEAAMERRSLVKDEKIYSFGDPANELYLIRKGNIRITLPSAVEEGGHHALTYGRGDFFGGMAFLSQMTRLNDATALEDTDLFVLQREQFEVLREEHKRLACTLVEELAKVLAMRLRYADKELMALQE
- a CDS encoding ISAs1 family transposase, which codes for MTLAEVFVGLDDPRTGPAQRHDLTEMILMALCAVLCGADSWVDVAEWAEDNEAWLKQHLVLEHGTPSHDTFGRVFRLLDAQVFETCFREWISGLIGVVAGVVAIDGKTACGSRDGHNSALHTISAYATASGLCLAREHTRGKGNEIPAIKALLDTLTLKRCIVTIDAIGCQTEIARKILDQGGNYLLAVKDNQETLANALREFFSNGETAGFGTLPVDRFQSVEKNHGRIEARRAMWVTNLSWLDKKFQTHWPKLAGVGMIERQRDINGTLSKERAFYIGSKGVTSAASFANAARSH
- a CDS encoding MarR family transcriptional regulator; protein product: MTEEAIMLAMALAERYVTNMHGVLSCFDRIIITGTLPGACYAAGMTSYLYTHGIRVFDYPRFAEPLRDRIRERAQEVCLAAGIEIEHVSKSHIRKEELVARVLAGRGDAPGLVHVLSAMEACPSYKPWHDKGSGKTYLRPDQGKCLHYYFYFIDEELGLCYLRVPTWAPFGLQFYCNGHSALARTLTRERIDFLQQDNAFLRVADIAQAQALADAFSPDVLHPRLDRYAQWLCPVLDVFGSSYHWSLRQVEYSTDLMFRSEQILVPLYDAISRQAVLAANAERVSSFLGKKVTPQLAQEIGSRLSTRIEGRCIKHTMGAAGVKVYDKFSRVLRVETTVNDVSFFKHHRKVEHKDRHATRELAPLKKTIYSLIDLRDILLGCNQRYLAFLSSLDDPSAGERDLERLSMPRLGAAPGVKGVNFFDPAEKALLQTMQRGEFNIHGWRRADLLS